The Gavia stellata isolate bGavSte3 chromosome 1, bGavSte3.hap2, whole genome shotgun sequence genome has a segment encoding these proteins:
- the PRRG1 gene encoding transmembrane gamma-carboxyglutamic acid protein 1 isoform X1, translating to MDSVFLTEDKANSVLKRYPRANTFLEELKQGDIEHECREEICSYEEAREAFENEEKTKEFWKVYKNGLQGESNTGHTWYSFYLAFPLIIGLFVILIVIFVIWRCLFKKKMRRQSVYMHRGAHEAMGDGAVADGRGPLPPPLSIVHSPQEEMYEVSGLSPGGLSYTDGQSDSISTRLSNCDPPPSYEEATGEISMRSETEQHLDPPPQYEDIVNSSSASAIAVSPVVTSTK from the exons TGTTCTTAACAGAGGACAAAGCCAATTCTGTGTTAAAAAGATACCCGAGAGCCAACACATTTTTGGAAGAATTAAAGCAAGGTGACATAGAACATGAGTGCAGAGAAGAAATCTGTAGCTATGAAGAAGCAAGagaagcatttgaaaatgaggaaaaaacg AAGGAGTTCTGGAAAGTCTACAAAAATGGACTTCAGGGAGAAAGTAACACAGGACATACCTGGTATTCATTTTACCTCGCATTTCCATTGATCATTGGCCTTTTTGTTATCCTCATTGTCATTTTTGTCATATGGAGAtgcctgtttaaaaagaaaatgcgTAGACAGTCGGTGTACATGCATAGGGGAGCCCACGAAGCAATGGGTGATGGTGCTGTGGCTGATGGCAGAGGTCCACTTCCGCCGCCTCTCAGCATTGTTCATTCCCCACAGGAGGAAATGTATGAAGTCAGTGGGCTCTCTCCAGGAGGTCTGAGCTATACGGATGGACAGTCAGACTCAATATCCACAAGGCTCTCAAACTGTGATCCTCCTCCTTCATATGAGGAAGCCACTGGTGAAATCAGTATGAGAAGTGAAACTGAACAACATTTAGATCCACCCCCACAATACGAAGACATTGTGAATTCCAGTTCAGCCAGTGCAATTGCAGTATCTCCTGTTGTCACCAGTACTAAGTAA
- the PRRG1 gene encoding transmembrane gamma-carboxyglutamic acid protein 1 isoform X2, with translation MDSVFLTEDKANSVLKRYPRANTFLEELKQGDIEHECREEICSYEEAREAFENEEKTEEMYEVSGLSPGGLSYTDGQSDSISTRLSNCDPPPSYEEATGEISMRSETEQHLDPPPQYEDIVNSSSASAIAVSPVVTSTK, from the exons TGTTCTTAACAGAGGACAAAGCCAATTCTGTGTTAAAAAGATACCCGAGAGCCAACACATTTTTGGAAGAATTAAAGCAAGGTGACATAGAACATGAGTGCAGAGAAGAAATCTGTAGCTATGAAGAAGCAAGagaagcatttgaaaatgaggaaaaaacg GAGGAAATGTATGAAGTCAGTGGGCTCTCTCCAGGAGGTCTGAGCTATACGGATGGACAGTCAGACTCAATATCCACAAGGCTCTCAAACTGTGATCCTCCTCCTTCATATGAGGAAGCCACTGGTGAAATCAGTATGAGAAGTGAAACTGAACAACATTTAGATCCACCCCCACAATACGAAGACATTGTGAATTCCAGTTCAGCCAGTGCAATTGCAGTATCTCCTGTTGTCACCAGTACTAAGTAA